The Candidatus Thermoplasmatota archaeon genome contains the following window.
CAAAAACAGAAGAAAAAACTGAGGAAACAGAACAAGAGAAACCTAAAACTGAAAAGAAAAACAAGAAAAAAACTACTTCAACAAAAACCAAAAAGAAAAAAGAGGAGGAAAAAATAAATGAGCAAGCATCTTAAAAAACTCAACGCACCAAGGACACTGAAACTACACAGAAAAGAGAAAAAATGGACTATAAGAGCAATGCCAGGTCCACATAAATTAGACAAATCAATACCTCTTGGTCTAATTGTTAGAGACTACCTTAAGTTATGCGACACCTACAAAGAAGCAAAAAGGATAGTATCAAACGGGGAGATACTAGTAGATGGGATTAAAAGAAAAGACATCAAATTCCCATGTGGTTTAATGGATGTTATATCAATACCAAAGTTAAAGAAAAACTACAGGGTCTTATATGATAGAATAGGAAAACTTACACTAACAGAGATAACATCTGAGAATGCTGAATGGAAACTATGCAGAATTGAAAACAAAACTATAGTAAAAGGCAACAGAGTACAACTAAACTTACATGATGGCAAAAACATATTAGTGAAAAAAGACGAGTATAAAACAGGGGATGTACTAAAAATTTCTT
Protein-coding sequences here:
- a CDS encoding 30S ribosomal protein S4e codes for the protein MSKHLKKLNAPRTLKLHRKEKKWTIRAMPGPHKLDKSIPLGLIVRDYLKLCDTYKEAKRIVSNGEILVDGIKRKDIKFPCGLMDVISIPKLKKNYRVLYDRIGKLTLTEITSENAEWKLCRIENKTIVKGNRVQLNLHDGKNILVKKDEYKTGDVLKISLSDKKITDVYPFDKGTVAMIIGGSHSGQIANILDVEITPSPKPNITKMKSDVEFLTIKDYVFPIGKDKPVISLPEVKI